GTCTACACTTAATTGCTCCGGACGTTTATCAAAGATAGTGTCTAATCGCAATTCATCTGATAAATTTAATGTTTTCAAACTGTTACGTAATGTTTTTCGTCTTTGCTGAAAAGCCGTTTTTACAACTGTAAAAAACAACTTTTCTCCACACGGAAGGCTATAATCTTCCTTTCGGGTCATTTTCATCACACCCGACTTCACCTTGGGCGGAGGAATAAAAACGTTTTCATCTACCGTAAACAAATACTCAGTATCATAGAAAGCCTGTGCTAATACAGATAAGATTCCGTACGCTTTTGAGCCTTTTTTCTCGCATATTCTTTCAGCAACTTCTTTTTGAAACATCCCCGAAAATTCCGGAATCTGATGTTTAAATTCTAAAGTCCTAAAAACAATTTGCGTAGAAATGTTATAGGGAAAATTCCCAATAATAGCGAATTGTTTATTTTCATAAACCTCGTTTATATTGTATTTCAGGAAATCCTGAGAGATAATCTTATCTTTTAGTTTTGGATAATTTTCACCCAAATACACCACAGATTCTCCATCAATCTCAATCACGTGTGTATTAATTGGTTTGTCAAGCAAATACTTAGTCAATACACCCATTCCTGGTCCTATTTCTAAAACCTCATCGTATCCTTTTAAACTTAAAGTATCAGCAATTGCTTTAGCGATACTTTCGTCTTTCAGGAAGTGTTGTCCTAAATGTTTTTTGGCTTTTACTTTTTCCATTTCATCTTTT
This genomic window from Flavobacterium sp. 9 contains:
- the rsmA gene encoding 16S rRNA (adenine(1518)-N(6)/adenine(1519)-N(6))-dimethyltransferase RsmA; protein product: MEKVKAKKHLGQHFLKDESIAKAIADTLSLKGYDEVLEIGPGMGVLTKYLLDKPINTHVIEIDGESVVYLGENYPKLKDKIISQDFLKYNINEVYENKQFAIIGNFPYNISTQIVFRTLEFKHQIPEFSGMFQKEVAERICEKKGSKAYGILSVLAQAFYDTEYLFTVDENVFIPPPKVKSGVMKMTRKEDYSLPCGEKLFFTVVKTAFQQRRKTLRNSLKTLNLSDELRLDTIFDKRPEQLSVDEFIVLTQKIEADGV